Proteins found in one Methanooceanicella nereidis genomic segment:
- a CDS encoding ABC transporter ATP-binding protein yields MSIISFKNFTYTYPKGTEPALKNIDLDIEEGEFILVTGSSGAGKTTLCRALFGALHHDIGGDIKGSIQIKGKDVSQYNIGIIGAFMGVVFDDPDSQLFMPLVEDEIKFGLQARNLPSSEKDVIRVLDRVGIAHLIKRAPHELSGGQKQKVAIAAAMANDPEILVFDEPTSQLDPQSTIEIFKILSELRGQGKTIILVEQKLEDIIDKVDKIAVIDHGNLAAFGKPRESLKCEDLYRIMSYPCVSKLSVELRSKEMMLSLDEGKEFLKANNYKLKPSNGRAFVRDDRNTPILSVNDLKFGYNGVDVLKGISFDVMPGEVFAILGHNGCGKTTLLKNIIGLLKPSGKGMVLLDRTDVKDINVEDAAKTVGFLFQNPDNMLFAETVLEEVMFGPDNLGLQNSKERSMKAIEEVGLIDRINEYPRYLSNGEKLRLCIASILAMGPRLIILDEPTTGLDDNECGKLMEVVLKLKSEGVAIIMVTHDMNLVARYTEKVIVLSDGRIFKEGSPSDVLKDNDAMKAASLKSPPIIELSKECGCVYLTVEDFLEAII; encoded by the coding sequence ATGTCTATCATATCATTTAAAAACTTCACATATACATATCCAAAAGGGACCGAGCCGGCATTAAAAAACATTGATCTCGATATCGAAGAAGGGGAATTCATACTTGTAACAGGAAGTTCCGGCGCGGGAAAAACAACACTCTGCCGTGCATTGTTCGGGGCCCTGCACCATGACATCGGAGGCGACATTAAAGGTTCGATCCAGATAAAAGGAAAAGATGTTTCGCAATATAATATCGGTATCATCGGAGCGTTCATGGGCGTTGTGTTCGATGACCCGGACTCGCAGCTTTTTATGCCGCTGGTTGAAGATGAGATCAAGTTCGGCCTGCAGGCAAGGAACCTTCCTTCGAGCGAAAAGGATGTCATAAGAGTCCTTGACAGGGTCGGCATCGCTCACCTTATAAAAAGAGCACCGCATGAGCTTTCCGGAGGGCAAAAACAGAAAGTTGCCATCGCAGCAGCTATGGCGAATGACCCGGAAATACTTGTTTTCGACGAGCCGACCTCACAGCTTGATCCCCAGAGCACCATCGAGATCTTCAAGATATTATCGGAGTTGAGGGGGCAGGGAAAAACTATAATCCTCGTTGAGCAAAAACTTGAGGATATTATCGATAAGGTAGACAAGATCGCTGTCATTGACCATGGTAACCTGGCTGCGTTCGGAAAGCCCAGGGAGTCGTTAAAATGCGAGGACCTGTACAGGATAATGTCATATCCCTGCGTATCAAAGCTATCAGTGGAGCTAAGGTCAAAGGAAATGATGTTAAGCCTTGATGAGGGTAAAGAATTTCTCAAGGCCAATAATTATAAGCTAAAACCTTCAAATGGAAGGGCTTTTGTAAGGGATGACAGGAATACTCCGATACTTTCGGTAAATGATCTGAAATTCGGGTATAATGGCGTAGATGTCCTAAAAGGAATATCTTTTGACGTGATGCCGGGCGAAGTTTTCGCCATACTTGGCCATAACGGATGCGGTAAGACCACGCTTCTAAAAAATATCATCGGGCTTCTTAAGCCGTCAGGAAAGGGCATGGTGCTGCTGGACCGTACGGATGTAAAGGACATTAATGTGGAAGATGCCGCAAAGACTGTAGGGTTTTTATTCCAGAACCCGGATAACATGCTTTTCGCAGAGACAGTCCTCGAAGAGGTCATGTTCGGCCCCGATAATCTTGGACTTCAAAACAGTAAGGAAAGAAGCATGAAAGCCATAGAAGAAGTCGGGCTAATAGACAGGATCAATGAGTACCCGAGGTACCTGAGCAACGGTGAAAAGCTAAGGCTGTGCATAGCATCGATCCTTGCCATGGGTCCGCGCCTGATTATACTGGACGAGCCGACGACCGGGCTTGACGATAACGAATGCGGGAAACTCATGGAAGTTGTCCTGAAGCTAAAGTCCGAAGGAGTCGCAATAATCATGGTGACGCATGACATGAACCTTGTGGCAAGGTACACTGAAAAGGTAATAGTGCTCTCCGACGGCAGGATATTCAAGGAAGGGAGCCCGTCCGATGTCCTGAAAGACAATGATGCTATGAAGGCAGCGTCGCTAAAATCTCCGCCCATCATTGAGCTGTCAAAGGAATGCGGCTGTGTATACCTTACCGTTGAGGACTTCCTGGAGGCCATTATATGA
- a CDS encoding DNA-directed DNA polymerase, whose translation MKFRGWLLDVDYIVEKDKPIIRMWCIDDAGRSSVIFDYRFEPYFYVVPYGDVKKSTIENLTAEVGGETIKPVRVEQVDKKNFGQHIKCFKIYTQLPRDVPHLRELAVRYGDVREADILFGVRYIIDKRLTPMGGIEAEGDHVPVEYADVGLLCHDPKGFMREDEVKPKIMAFDCEMANPKGMPTPKNDPIIIISIKTDKEVKLLKSEDGDDKKILEEFLALIKKYDPDIIVGYNQDSFDWPYINARLKHHKMKLDICRDGTTPLFGKGGIQKKVKMTGRMNVDLYQVAARDVDGVKIKTLDNVAEYLGVMKKDERVNIPGSEIYEYWHDESRREDLLQYSIDDVVSTYGLAKELLPLQYEFARMVHEPLDNVSKMGRGRQVEAYLAYIAYENDELIPSKGGEMETYVGGLVFPPEKGLHRNVAALDFSAMYPSIMVAYNISPDTVCSKTDKDCYPPAPEVGYRFKKSPEGFFTKILKDLIQHRSALKKKLAVTKKSDRDYKILDMRQKCIKILTNAFYGYTGWAQAKWYRRECAEATSAWGRYFIQKANDIAVEMGLRVLYGDTDSLFVKLESGKDLQEVIKAFIKRVSDELPLEMDIDNIYRVIFFTESKKRYAGLTESGEIVVRGLEVRRGDWCELAKELQSEVIRIILEEENPEKAVKFVKDIISKVKEGKAPLDKLVINKTLTKSFGKYESAQAHVHAAEIARELDISAEIGNKISYVIIKGSGNLSDRAYPVEMFQRFEKGNLYAKGRVYEIDSNYYIDKQLIPVALRMLGYFGYAEEELKGESIQGTLDKFF comes from the coding sequence ATGAAATTTAGAGGCTGGCTGCTTGATGTAGATTACATTGTCGAAAAGGATAAACCGATAATAAGGATGTGGTGTATCGATGATGCGGGCAGGAGCTCGGTTATCTTTGACTATCGGTTCGAGCCTTATTTTTATGTAGTGCCTTATGGCGACGTTAAAAAAAGCACGATCGAGAACCTGACGGCGGAAGTGGGCGGAGAGACTATCAAGCCGGTAAGGGTCGAGCAAGTGGATAAAAAAAATTTCGGCCAGCATATCAAATGTTTTAAGATCTATACTCAATTGCCTCGCGATGTGCCACACCTGAGGGAACTTGCAGTAAGGTACGGAGATGTGAGAGAGGCGGATATTCTTTTCGGCGTGAGATACATCATCGATAAAAGGCTGACACCTATGGGCGGGATAGAGGCCGAAGGCGACCATGTCCCGGTGGAATATGCCGATGTAGGGCTATTATGCCATGATCCGAAGGGCTTTATGCGAGAGGACGAAGTTAAGCCGAAGATCATGGCTTTTGACTGCGAGATGGCCAATCCCAAAGGAATGCCAACCCCTAAAAATGACCCTATAATCATCATATCTATCAAAACAGATAAAGAAGTGAAGTTGTTAAAGTCGGAAGACGGCGATGATAAAAAGATACTTGAAGAGTTCCTGGCCCTCATTAAAAAATATGACCCGGACATTATCGTGGGTTATAATCAGGATTCATTTGACTGGCCTTATATTAACGCCCGCTTAAAACACCATAAGATGAAGCTCGACATTTGCAGGGACGGGACTACGCCGCTGTTCGGCAAGGGCGGTATCCAGAAAAAAGTAAAGATGACGGGAAGAATGAACGTCGACCTGTATCAAGTCGCTGCAAGGGACGTGGACGGCGTAAAGATCAAGACTCTCGATAATGTGGCCGAATACCTGGGGGTCATGAAAAAAGATGAACGCGTCAATATCCCCGGGTCGGAGATATATGAATACTGGCATGACGAATCACGCAGAGAAGATCTTCTACAGTATTCCATTGACGATGTCGTAAGCACATACGGCCTTGCTAAAGAGCTTTTACCGTTACAGTATGAGTTCGCCAGGATGGTGCACGAGCCGCTCGATAATGTCTCTAAGATGGGAAGAGGGAGGCAGGTTGAGGCTTACCTTGCTTATATCGCATACGAGAACGACGAGCTCATACCTTCAAAAGGCGGAGAGATGGAAACATATGTCGGAGGCCTCGTTTTCCCTCCGGAGAAAGGGCTCCACAGGAATGTCGCAGCTCTTGACTTTTCAGCTATGTACCCTTCCATAATGGTTGCGTATAATATTTCTCCCGATACTGTCTGTTCAAAAACGGATAAGGATTGTTATCCTCCGGCCCCGGAAGTCGGCTACAGGTTTAAAAAGTCCCCGGAAGGGTTCTTCACGAAAATCTTAAAGGACCTTATCCAGCACAGGTCAGCGCTTAAGAAAAAGCTCGCTGTCACGAAGAAAAGCGACAGGGACTATAAGATACTTGATATGAGACAAAAATGCATTAAGATACTTACCAATGCGTTTTACGGGTATACAGGATGGGCTCAGGCCAAGTGGTACCGCAGGGAATGTGCTGAGGCAACATCCGCATGGGGCAGATACTTCATACAGAAAGCTAACGATATCGCAGTGGAAATGGGCTTGAGAGTGCTCTACGGCGATACGGATTCACTGTTCGTTAAGCTCGAGAGCGGAAAAGACCTGCAAGAGGTCATTAAAGCTTTCATAAAACGCGTCAGCGATGAGCTTCCCCTGGAAATGGACATCGATAACATTTACCGCGTCATATTTTTCACGGAGTCTAAAAAGAGATACGCAGGGCTTACGGAAAGCGGCGAGATCGTCGTCAGGGGCCTCGAGGTAAGAAGAGGCGACTGGTGCGAGCTGGCAAAAGAGTTACAGTCCGAGGTCATCAGGATCATACTGGAGGAGGAAAATCCCGAAAAAGCTGTCAAATTCGTTAAGGATATCATAAGTAAGGTGAAAGAAGGAAAGGCGCCGCTTGACAAGCTTGTCATCAACAAGACGCTCACGAAAAGCTTCGGAAAATATGAGAGCGCGCAGGCCCATGTACACGCTGCAGAGATCGCAAGGGAGCTCGACATATCCGCCGAGATAGGCAATAAAATAAGCTATGTCATCATAAAAGGTTCCGGGAACCTCAGCGACAGGGCATATCCCGTAGAGATGTTCCAGAGGTTCGAGAAAGGCAACTTGTATGCCAAAGGCAGGGTATATGAGATAGACTCAAACTATTATATAGATAAGCAACTAATACCTGTAGCATTAAGAATGCTCGGGTACTTTGGATATGCTGAAGAAGAGCTTAAGGGAGAAAGTATTCAAGGCACCCTGGATAAATTCTTTTAG
- a CDS encoding NUDIX hydrolase: MRRNRIPTKKQVEVWTYAREKEKLLYLILLRVPGLGGFWQPITGGIERGESPEEAALRELSEETGIDKPKKFFNLQSPYCFIWKNKRYIENVFAVEAPSTDISLSPEHSAYVWAEVDNAASMLRWDSNRMMLYQLNDILSMVEKNHCLNQYRYKTSVQ; encoded by the coding sequence ATGAGGCGTAACAGGATACCGACAAAAAAGCAGGTGGAAGTCTGGACATATGCCCGGGAAAAAGAAAAGCTCCTCTATCTGATTCTTTTACGTGTGCCCGGGCTTGGCGGTTTCTGGCAGCCTATAACAGGCGGCATAGAAAGGGGCGAGAGCCCGGAAGAAGCGGCTCTGAGAGAGCTTTCCGAGGAGACCGGAATAGATAAGCCGAAAAAATTTTTCAATCTACAAAGCCCGTATTGTTTCATATGGAAAAATAAGCGCTATATAGAGAACGTTTTCGCGGTGGAAGCTCCTTCAACGGACATCTCTTTAAGTCCCGAGCATTCTGCCTATGTATGGGCCGAGGTCGATAATGCCGCTTCCATGCTGAGATGGGATTCAAACCGCATGATGCTTTATCAGCTGAATGACATTTTGTCGATGGTAGAAAAAAATCACTGCTTAAACCAATATAGATATAAAACAAGCGTACAATAA
- a CDS encoding pro-sigmaK processing inhibitor BofA family protein, with protein sequence MELELIFYLIFGIIFILILYAMFKFILKTAKDIIINAVGGLVLFVAINFIFNMGMEYDPVNLLICILGGIPGAVCLIILSLLGVTL encoded by the coding sequence ATGGAGTTAGAGCTAATATTCTATTTGATCTTCGGGATAATATTTATCCTGATATTGTATGCAATGTTCAAGTTCATACTGAAGACGGCGAAGGACATAATAATCAATGCGGTCGGCGGCCTGGTATTGTTCGTTGCGATAAATTTCATCTTTAACATGGGAATGGAATATGACCCGGTCAATCTATTGATCTGCATATTAGGCGGCATCCCTGGGGCGGTATGCCTTATAATACTGAGCCTCCTCGGAGTCACTCTGTAA
- a CDS encoding helix-hairpin-helix domain-containing protein — MGEKYFSLDERVKILSEGTKYDSCNQAGVCHTFTPDGRCIQLYKTLMTNRCSGECLYCPNRCGREVTRTSLAPDEIIKITWDLYRKNSIEGLFLTSGVLKDPEYTSQKQLEIIRTLREQGFNGYIHVRLMPGVPRDVMNEISLYANKFGVNAETTCDSRYSEICPNFDYGIDVLRRMGWTNDLVKERRSEMAYGERIIGANDTQFVVGASCEPDKEIILTIDRFMENYGLRRPYFMSFDPVPDTPLSDRSAVPLWREIRLYQASYLMKDYGMKSADIDLVLDDNGNLLNEDPKMVYAKHNRDIFPLDINEAGYNELLLVPGIGPVTARRIITSRPIENFVQLMNIGVVLKRARPFIKVGKKFQSSLEAFV, encoded by the coding sequence ATGGGAGAAAAATATTTTTCGCTTGACGAAAGAGTGAAAATACTTTCCGAAGGGACAAAATACGATAGCTGTAATCAGGCCGGCGTTTGCCATACGTTCACTCCTGACGGGCGCTGCATACAGCTTTATAAGACATTGATGACGAACAGGTGTAGCGGAGAATGCCTTTATTGCCCCAACAGATGCGGAAGGGAAGTAACAAGGACGTCCCTGGCACCCGATGAGATAATCAAGATAACGTGGGACCTTTACAGAAAAAATTCAATAGAGGGATTATTTTTAACATCCGGCGTACTGAAGGACCCTGAATATACTTCGCAAAAACAGCTGGAGATAATAAGGACACTACGAGAGCAGGGATTCAATGGTTATATCCATGTCCGTCTGATGCCCGGCGTTCCCCGCGACGTCATGAATGAGATATCGCTTTATGCTAATAAGTTCGGTGTCAACGCCGAGACTACCTGCGATTCAAGGTACTCGGAGATATGCCCGAACTTTGATTACGGCATCGATGTGCTTAGAAGGATGGGATGGACCAACGACCTTGTTAAGGAAAGAAGAAGTGAAATGGCATACGGGGAAAGGATCATCGGAGCAAATGATACGCAGTTCGTAGTAGGCGCTTCATGCGAGCCTGATAAAGAGATCATTCTGACAATAGACCGGTTCATGGAAAATTACGGCCTTAGACGCCCTTATTTTATGAGTTTCGACCCTGTCCCGGACACGCCGCTATCCGACAGGAGCGCCGTCCCGTTATGGAGAGAGATCAGGCTATACCAGGCATCATATTTAATGAAAGACTACGGAATGAAGTCTGCCGATATTGATCTGGTGCTTGACGATAACGGCAACTTGCTTAATGAAGATCCTAAAATGGTCTATGCGAAACATAACAGGGATATTTTCCCGCTGGACATAAACGAGGCTGGCTATAACGAGCTTTTATTAGTGCCCGGTATAGGCCCTGTTACCGCACGAAGGATAATAACCTCGCGTCCAATCGAAAATTTTGTTCAGCTCATGAACATCGGAGTCGTCTTAAAGAGAGCCAGGCCATTCATCAAAGTCGGGAAAAAATTCCAGTCAAGCCTGGAGGCATTCGTATAA
- a CDS encoding DUF4130 domain-containing protein, whose product MIIGYKKDMESVIKAAIALRTNPGSTMVCGNNKRDLERELYWHRGEIVVYVDDLVKNIPFHIRSSLWKQVPGCNPSLRGLSTGSFITYALRHRKCVTNELVGLLASYYPDLFNVLSHKDEVSKKYYHMYREVFGEYHSMKGFTRFQEKGDVYYVEVYPEHLIIDMYLDWIEKKNTDRPTVVKSHRDHYLVNAKYLGYNKTIVEISPEEAGRLATVTDIPSHDSLWETFYDSQYIDNRRNKEYAKKKIPAKYAYLSPDIKNERKKIERGIQRDTLDDFFNR is encoded by the coding sequence ATGATCATAGGTTATAAAAAGGATATGGAAAGCGTAATTAAAGCCGCCATTGCGCTAAGGACGAATCCCGGATCCACTATGGTCTGCGGTAACAATAAAAGGGACCTTGAAAGAGAATTATACTGGCATAGAGGGGAGATCGTTGTATATGTCGATGACCTGGTAAAAAATATCCCGTTCCATATCAGATCATCTTTATGGAAACAGGTACCAGGATGTAATCCTTCGCTCAGGGGCTTATCAACGGGTTCATTTATCACATATGCTTTAAGGCATAGAAAATGCGTGACTAACGAGCTTGTCGGTTTGCTGGCTTCTTATTATCCTGATCTTTTTAACGTACTTTCACACAAGGACGAAGTCTCAAAAAAATATTATCATATGTACAGGGAAGTCTTCGGAGAATATCACAGTATGAAAGGGTTTACCAGGTTTCAGGAGAAAGGTGACGTTTATTATGTTGAGGTATACCCCGAGCATTTGATAATCGACATGTATCTTGACTGGATAGAAAAAAAGAACACGGACAGGCCTACGGTAGTCAAGAGCCACAGGGACCACTATCTTGTAAATGCAAAATATCTGGGATACAATAAAACGATAGTCGAGATATCGCCCGAGGAGGCGGGAAGATTAGCCACAGTAACAGATATACCATCTCATGATAGTCTTTGGGAAACGTTCTATGATTCGCAATACATCGATAACCGGCGAAATAAGGAATATGCGAAAAAGAAAATACCCGCAAAATATGCTTATTTAAGCCCGGATATTAAAAATGAAAGAAAAAAGATAGAACGAGGCATTCAGCGGGATACGCTGGACGACTTTTTTAATCGTTAG
- a CDS encoding coenzyme F420-0:L-glutamate ligase → MKITAYTVDNIPMIKEGDDLAAIVTGSTEIEDGDIVAFASTIVSKAEGSRYLLSDITPSDKAFELAELNNEDPKFIQYVLNSSTKILMKHPLLVQTVWGNVCINAGIDRSNTETGYILLLPEDSDRSARELRDRIFEITGKKVAVIITDTNGRSFRNGQIGVTVGCAGIAGLIDKRGDVDLFGHTLKITIQAITDEVAACANMLMGESNEGTPVAIIRGFKYPVSDEGIRSTFRTDDEDIVKRALIEKLERDEKALLTDRAQTKKLTTND, encoded by the coding sequence GTGAAGATAACAGCATATACAGTTGATAACATCCCCATGATAAAGGAAGGCGACGACCTGGCAGCGATAGTTACCGGGTCGACGGAGATCGAGGATGGCGATATAGTGGCGTTCGCCTCTACTATCGTTTCTAAAGCAGAGGGGAGCAGATACCTTTTAAGCGACATCACGCCCTCGGATAAAGCGTTCGAGCTTGCAGAACTTAATAATGAGGACCCGAAATTCATTCAATATGTCCTCAATAGTAGCACTAAGATATTGATGAAGCACCCGCTGCTCGTACAGACCGTCTGGGGCAATGTATGTATAAACGCGGGAATAGACAGGTCGAACACAGAGACCGGATATATTTTATTACTGCCAGAAGACTCGGACAGGTCAGCAAGAGAGTTAAGGGACAGGATATTTGAGATAACCGGTAAAAAGGTCGCAGTTATCATTACCGATACGAATGGAAGGTCATTCCGTAATGGACAGATAGGTGTAACTGTCGGATGTGCCGGTATCGCAGGCCTGATAGATAAAAGAGGCGACGTAGACCTGTTCGGACATACTCTCAAGATAACCATACAGGCAATAACCGATGAAGTCGCTGCTTGCGCCAATATGTTAATGGGAGAGTCAAACGAGGGCACGCCGGTAGCCATAATTCGCGGCTTTAAATATCCGGTCAGCGATGAAGGCATAAGGTCAACTTTCAGGACTGATGATGAGGATATTGTTAAAAGAGCTTTGATCGAAAAGTTAGAAAGGGATGAAAAGGCTCTTCTGACGGACCGGGCACAAACCAAAAAATTAACAACTAACGATTAA
- a CDS encoding tetratricopeptide repeat protein — MSARKKMTRLIQIGLSHGEKAKRLSEKGYYAEALEELDIALSAFCEQNKDGSWDNAIAGILNNIGFVSILLNKYEDAANAFLESLKIKSNLDNNDNILGTLTGLSEAYRCLCEHEAAIECIEDAFELAIALKENDIAFKLLQQYDKIERSKNRFPDMNYLAADYDEIYLPELSADISAVIRNINLKVLSPDTLKIDMVIGFPGLKNDLADIRKKWQMDSVTKYGSLYRIFPCLFLLFPQAVAEEVTDLSVVNEEETPVSSSSAYFNGNIYEPGSYHRSGPQAMPEFNSYTYCGGKGALIEWDIEANGWYHLSVEIKLEKNDKNIDLTIVLPFGSSHISKISMDPGKHETYRSLRIDAGKFYDTDINSLLNFRPENVIYSDERKLYEGSLNDIFEINADISQKYCVLSFRILC; from the coding sequence ATGTCTGCGCGGAAAAAGATGACAAGGCTCATTCAGATAGGGCTCTCTCATGGTGAAAAAGCAAAGAGGTTATCTGAAAAAGGCTACTATGCCGAAGCACTTGAAGAGCTTGACATCGCATTATCGGCCTTTTGTGAGCAAAATAAGGACGGGTCATGGGATAATGCAATTGCAGGCATATTAAATAATATCGGTTTCGTGAGCATTCTTCTTAACAAATATGAAGATGCGGCGAACGCATTCCTGGAGTCTCTTAAGATAAAGTCTAATCTTGATAATAATGACAATATTCTGGGTACGTTGACAGGACTGTCTGAGGCGTACAGGTGCTTATGCGAGCATGAAGCAGCAATAGAATGTATCGAAGATGCTTTTGAGCTGGCGATCGCCTTAAAAGAGAACGATATCGCTTTTAAACTGTTGCAGCAATACGATAAGATAGAACGGTCGAAAAATCGTTTCCCTGACATGAATTATCTGGCAGCGGATTACGATGAAATATACCTGCCGGAACTATCGGCTGATATATCCGCGGTCATAAGGAACATTAATCTAAAGGTCTTATCGCCGGATACTCTGAAGATCGATATGGTCATAGGTTTTCCCGGACTGAAAAACGATCTGGCGGATATCCGGAAAAAATGGCAGATGGACTCTGTGACAAAATATGGCTCGTTATACAGGATATTTCCCTGCCTGTTCTTATTATTCCCCCAGGCTGTCGCAGAAGAAGTAACAGACCTTAGTGTGGTTAATGAAGAGGAGACACCTGTCAGTTCATCATCAGCTTACTTCAACGGGAATATTTATGAGCCGGGATCATACCATCGCAGCGGACCGCAGGCGATGCCGGAATTTAATAGCTATACATATTGCGGCGGTAAAGGCGCCCTCATCGAATGGGATATTGAAGCGAATGGCTGGTATCACTTATCCGTTGAAATAAAGTTAGAAAAGAACGATAAAAATATCGATCTTACCATCGTCCTTCCATTCGGAAGCTCCCATATATCAAAAATATCCATGGATCCGGGTAAACATGAAACATATCGTTCATTAAGGATTGACGCCGGTAAATTCTATGATACGGATATTAATTCGCTCCTCAACTTCAGGCCGGAAAACGTCATATATTCTGATGAGAGAAAGCTATACGAAGGATCGTTAAACGACATTTTTGAAATTAATGCAGATATTTCTCAAAAATATTGTGTATTATCTTTCCGGATCCTGTGCTAG
- the cysS gene encoding cysteine--tRNA ligase, whose protein sequence is MALRFYNTLTSSVEEFVPLDGKNVKMYVCGPTVYDNCHMGHARSYIVFDVIRRYLKHKGYNVIYVQNFTDIDDKIIKRANELGADPLNLSKKFIQAYFEDMDKLNVMRADQHPKVSDHIGEIIKMIEKLIDHGNAYVSDGSVYFSIDSMKSEIGVLSHQSYDALKVGARLEVDERKRNPMDFVLWKASKPGEMIAWDSPWGKGRPGWHIECSAMAIKLLGEKIDIHGGGMDLIFPHHESEIMQSEAYTNKPPFAKYWIHNGFLTINKEKMSKSLGNFFTIKEVLNKFSPETIRFFVLFTHYQSPLDFSDMGLEEAKRSLYRIQNTLSEIDNRIAKPRPEMALISADEVSGRLKESLEKFESAMNDNFNTREAIAEMFDFTRDVNRWLSSGDMPVERWEKIKDLYTTYSEILGIRWTVVSEDVMTTELLKLIVDIREEVRKKKDFETSDLIRNRLKELGILLEDSKEGVKIKRIES, encoded by the coding sequence ATGGCCTTGAGATTTTATAACACGCTGACTTCAAGCGTTGAGGAATTCGTGCCATTAGATGGTAAGAACGTAAAGATGTATGTTTGCGGACCGACCGTTTACGATAACTGTCATATGGGTCATGCCCGCTCATATATCGTTTTTGACGTAATAAGAAGATACCTGAAGCATAAAGGCTACAATGTCATATATGTCCAGAATTTTACTGACATCGACGATAAGATAATCAAAAGGGCGAATGAACTGGGTGCCGATCCTCTTAATCTTTCAAAAAAATTCATACAGGCATATTTTGAAGATATGGATAAGCTAAACGTGATGAGGGCGGATCAACATCCGAAGGTTAGCGATCATATCGGCGAGATAATAAAGATGATAGAGAAGCTGATAGATCACGGGAACGCCTATGTATCGGATGGCAGTGTTTATTTCAGCATAGACAGCATGAAAAGCGAGATAGGGGTCTTATCGCATCAATCGTACGATGCACTAAAAGTCGGAGCAAGGCTTGAAGTGGACGAGCGTAAAAGAAACCCTATGGATTTCGTGCTCTGGAAAGCATCAAAACCCGGAGAGATGATAGCCTGGGATAGCCCGTGGGGTAAGGGAAGGCCCGGATGGCACATTGAATGTTCTGCTATGGCCATTAAGCTGCTGGGCGAAAAGATCGACATACATGGCGGAGGTATGGACCTCATATTCCCGCATCATGAGTCTGAGATAATGCAGTCCGAAGCCTATACTAATAAGCCGCCGTTCGCAAAATACTGGATACATAACGGTTTTTTAACGATAAATAAAGAAAAAATGTCTAAGTCACTGGGCAACTTTTTCACGATCAAAGAAGTGCTAAATAAGTTTTCGCCTGAGACGATCAGGTTTTTTGTTCTTTTTACGCATTACCAGAGCCCTCTTGATTTCAGTGATATGGGGCTCGAAGAAGCTAAAAGAAGCCTGTACAGGATACAGAACACGCTTTCGGAGATCGATAACAGGATAGCTAAACCACGGCCGGAAATGGCATTGATAAGCGCTGATGAAGTTTCGGGGAGGCTTAAAGAAAGCCTGGAAAAGTTTGAATCGGCAATGAATGATAACTTTAATACCCGCGAAGCTATAGCCGAGATGTTCGATTTTACGAGGGACGTTAATCGCTGGCTATCCTCCGGTGATATGCCCGTTGAAAGATGGGAGAAAATAAAAGACCTGTATACTACGTACTCTGAGATCCTTGGCATTAGATGGACAGTGGTAAGCGAGGACGTTATGACTACAGAGCTTTTAAAACTCATAGTGGATATTCGCGAGGAGGTCCGGAAGAAAAAAGATTTCGAGACCTCTGATCTGATCAGAAACAGGTTAAAGGAACTTGGCATTTTACTCGAGGACAGCAAAGAGGGCGTAAAGATCAAACGAATAGAAAGTTAA